The following are from one region of the Leucobacter sp. Psy1 genome:
- a CDS encoding HAD family phosphatase, with protein MSQIPTLQRPHRAVARGPRIAQLIRDADALLIDFNGTLSDDEELIGQLVSEIAIERLGVRLDRERYFDRFLGRTEESMFQELSGDADPRRVGELVELFNRRYLDAVYRERRISGEAEAFVRAVHAGGTPIAVVTAASKTVAVPALSQIELLDQIDVVVALEDVERAKPDPACYVQALEVLGVEPERAVAFEDSPIGFAAARGAGLPVVGVGRGAMLSEIATTAVDALRPDLLIS; from the coding sequence ATGTCTCAGATCCCGACGCTCCAGCGACCGCACCGCGCCGTCGCTCGCGGCCCGCGTATCGCGCAGCTCATCCGCGACGCTGACGCCCTGCTCATCGACTTCAACGGCACGCTCTCGGACGACGAAGAACTCATCGGCCAATTGGTCTCCGAGATCGCCATCGAGCGACTGGGCGTCCGCCTCGACCGCGAGCGGTACTTCGACCGGTTTCTCGGGCGCACCGAGGAGAGCATGTTCCAGGAGCTCTCGGGCGACGCCGATCCCCGTCGCGTCGGCGAACTCGTGGAGCTGTTCAATCGACGCTATCTCGATGCGGTGTACCGCGAGCGACGCATTAGCGGTGAGGCGGAGGCGTTCGTGCGAGCGGTGCACGCAGGGGGTACCCCGATCGCGGTGGTGACGGCGGCGAGCAAGACGGTGGCCGTCCCAGCGCTCAGCCAGATCGAACTGCTTGACCAGATCGACGTCGTGGTGGCGCTCGAGGACGTGGAGCGGGCGAAGCCTGATCCCGCGTGCTACGTACAGGCGCTCGAGGTGCTCGGCGTCGAGCCGGAGCGCGCCGTCGCCTTCGAGGACTCGCCGATCGGGTTCGCCGCTGCGCGCGGTGCCGGGCTTCCCGTGGTCGGCGTCGGCCGGGGAGCGATGCTCAGCGAGATCGCCACGACAGCGGTCGATGCGCTCCGGCCAGACCTGCTCATCTCCTGA
- a CDS encoding ROK family transcriptional regulator, with protein MTSPHSSAALRDRNRKLVFDALRSFGPSGEASQADVARHTSLAPATVSTNVRELEAAGLITVTAGAGRRGAVLRIDPGAGMVGGIDFGHSHVRVSLADLGGTITASATAPIADDHDSNDGLALANDLLDGLRAQADPSLTLHAMGVGLPAPIGANGVIDSGSILPGWVGIHAREAVQRRFGVPTIVDNDANLGALAEFAVGAGRPYSSVAFIKVSSGIGAGIVLDGHIFRGGIATAGELGHLTMQEDGPLCRCGSRGCLESYAGGASLVRQYRTIAPDLTVSEFVGRATDGDVGARRLIEDAGRHLGRAAASLAQILGPEAIVVGGDLAEAGDLLLDGVREGLRRHALESIAAHTAVVQADLADRSAAIGAVLMALEAVDV; from the coding sequence ATGACGAGTCCACACAGTTCGGCGGCCCTGCGCGACCGGAACCGCAAACTCGTCTTCGACGCGCTCAGATCGTTCGGCCCCTCCGGCGAGGCCAGCCAGGCCGACGTAGCCAGGCACACCTCGCTGGCCCCCGCGACGGTCTCGACGAACGTGCGGGAACTCGAGGCCGCGGGCCTTATCACCGTCACAGCCGGTGCCGGCCGCCGCGGAGCGGTACTGCGCATCGACCCGGGCGCAGGGATGGTGGGCGGGATCGACTTCGGTCACTCGCACGTGCGCGTCTCGCTCGCCGACCTCGGAGGGACGATCACCGCGAGCGCGACTGCGCCGATCGCAGACGATCACGATTCGAACGATGGCCTCGCGCTCGCGAACGACCTCCTCGACGGCCTGAGAGCCCAGGCCGATCCCTCGCTCACCCTGCACGCGATGGGCGTCGGTCTCCCCGCCCCCATCGGAGCGAACGGGGTGATCGACTCCGGCTCGATCCTTCCCGGCTGGGTCGGCATTCACGCTCGCGAAGCCGTTCAACGGCGATTCGGAGTCCCGACGATCGTCGACAACGATGCGAACCTCGGTGCACTCGCCGAGTTCGCCGTGGGCGCGGGGCGACCGTACTCGTCTGTGGCGTTCATCAAGGTTTCGTCGGGCATCGGAGCCGGTATCGTCCTCGATGGACACATCTTCCGCGGCGGCATCGCGACGGCGGGCGAACTCGGACACCTCACCATGCAGGAGGACGGACCGCTGTGCCGCTGCGGCAGCCGCGGCTGCCTCGAGTCCTACGCCGGGGGCGCCTCCCTCGTGCGGCAGTACCGCACCATCGCACCGGACCTCACGGTGTCGGAGTTCGTGGGTCGGGCGACCGACGGCGACGTCGGCGCACGTCGGCTCATCGAGGATGCGGGGCGCCATCTGGGCCGTGCAGCCGCCTCGCTCGCCCAGATCCTGGGCCCCGAGGCGATCGTGGTGGGCGGCGACCTCGCCGAGGCGGGCGACCTGCTGCTCGACGGCGTCCGCGAAGGACTCCGGCGTCACGCTCTCGAATCGATCGCCGCTCACACCGCCGTCGTGCAGGCGGACCTCGCGGATCGTTCAGCAGCCATCGGGGCCGTGCTCATGGCGCTCGAAGCGGTCGACGTCTGA
- a CDS encoding sugar ABC transporter substrate-binding protein: MNRISRTAALGLVTLISAAGLTACAANSADDASGDGGEGGKTIALLLPETKTTRYEAFDKPLFEAKVKELCDDCTVNYLNADQDASKQQQQAQSAITDGASVLVLDPVDGKSAEGIVKSSQSSDVPVVAYDRFITGADYYISFNNERVGELQGEALVDATGDSGDILMLNGAPTDPNAAQFKQGAHNVIDESKLNVVAEYDNPDWSPDNAQQFTSSQLNNIDPDDLAGVYAANDGQAGGVFAALKAAGVSEYPPITGQDAELAGIQRILAGEQYMTVYKPIKTEAEQAAQLAVDLLNGETPSDTTDFQDVPSYILDPIAVMKDNVKDTVVKDEFYTVDQICTDQYADACAAAGLS; this comes from the coding sequence GTGAACCGTATATCCCGCACCGCCGCACTCGGATTGGTCACACTCATCTCGGCCGCTGGTCTCACGGCGTGCGCGGCGAATTCCGCCGACGACGCTTCGGGCGACGGCGGCGAAGGCGGCAAGACGATCGCTCTGCTGCTGCCCGAGACGAAGACCACGCGCTACGAAGCCTTCGACAAGCCCCTGTTCGAGGCCAAGGTCAAGGAACTCTGCGATGACTGCACCGTGAACTACCTGAACGCGGATCAGGACGCGTCGAAGCAGCAGCAGCAGGCCCAGTCGGCGATCACCGACGGTGCTTCCGTGCTCGTGCTCGACCCTGTCGACGGCAAGTCGGCCGAAGGCATCGTGAAGTCATCGCAGTCCTCCGACGTTCCGGTGGTCGCGTACGACCGATTCATCACCGGTGCCGACTACTACATCTCGTTCAACAACGAACGCGTCGGGGAGCTGCAGGGGGAGGCGCTCGTCGATGCCACAGGCGATTCGGGCGACATCCTGATGCTCAACGGAGCGCCGACCGATCCGAACGCCGCCCAGTTCAAGCAGGGAGCGCACAACGTCATCGACGAGAGCAAGTTGAACGTGGTCGCCGAGTACGACAACCCCGATTGGAGCCCGGACAACGCGCAGCAGTTCACGAGCAGCCAGTTGAACAACATCGACCCCGACGATCTTGCGGGCGTCTATGCCGCGAACGACGGGCAGGCCGGCGGCGTGTTCGCCGCGCTGAAGGCCGCAGGCGTGAGCGAGTACCCGCCGATCACCGGTCAGGACGCCGAACTCGCGGGCATCCAGCGCATTCTCGCCGGAGAGCAGTACATGACGGTCTACAAGCCCATCAAGACCGAGGCTGAGCAGGCCGCGCAGCTGGCAGTCGACCTGCTGAACGGGGAGACGCCGAGCGACACGACCGATTTCCAGGATGTGCCCTCCTACATCCTCGATCCGATCGCCGTGATGAAGGACAACGTGAAGGACACCGTCGTGAAAGACGAGTTCTACACCGTCGACCAGATCTGCACCGACCAGTACGCCGACGCCTGCGCGGCCGCCGGCCTGAGCTGA
- a CDS encoding ATP-binding cassette domain-containing protein, giving the protein MSTAPPVLTLSAVGKRFGAVQALTDVHLNVSPGEVVALVGDNGAGKSTLVKIMSGVYQPDEGEIIFDGKRVTINGPRQAKELGIATVFQDLALADNLDVVANLFLGQEETVGGVLDEVEMEARSWQLLRQLSAKIPSVRIPIASLSGGQRQTVAIARSLVGNPKVVMLDEPTAALGVAQTAEVLNLVERLRENGLGVVLITHNMADVQAVADRIIVLRLGKNAAEMTIEEATTEHLVAAITGASDNVVAQRAAKEKHA; this is encoded by the coding sequence ATGTCGACAGCCCCTCCCGTTCTGACGCTCTCAGCGGTCGGGAAACGATTCGGCGCCGTCCAGGCGCTGACTGACGTCCATTTGAACGTGTCTCCCGGCGAGGTCGTCGCGCTCGTCGGCGACAACGGCGCCGGCAAGTCGACGCTCGTCAAGATCATGTCGGGCGTCTACCAGCCCGATGAGGGCGAGATCATCTTCGACGGCAAGCGGGTGACGATCAATGGCCCGCGCCAGGCGAAAGAACTCGGGATCGCGACGGTCTTCCAGGATCTCGCGCTCGCCGACAACCTCGACGTCGTCGCCAACCTCTTCCTCGGCCAGGAGGAGACGGTCGGAGGTGTGCTCGACGAAGTCGAGATGGAAGCGCGCAGCTGGCAGCTGCTGCGGCAATTGAGTGCGAAGATCCCCTCGGTGCGGATCCCGATCGCCTCCCTGTCAGGCGGCCAGCGGCAGACCGTGGCCATCGCCCGCAGCCTCGTCGGCAACCCGAAGGTGGTCATGCTCGACGAGCCGACGGCGGCGCTCGGCGTCGCACAGACGGCCGAAGTGCTGAATCTTGTCGAGCGCCTGCGCGAGAACGGCCTTGGCGTCGTACTGATCACCCACAATATGGCGGATGTCCAGGCCGTCGCGGACCGCATCATCGTGCTGCGGCTCGGCAAGAACGCGGCGGAGATGACGATCGAGGAGGCGACGACGGAACACCTCGTCGCCGCTATCACCGGAGCGTCCGACAACGTCGTCGCGCAGCGCGCCGCAAAGGAGAAGCACGCATGA
- a CDS encoding sugar ABC transporter permease, translated as MTDQPETMSTNTVNSTALPPTAFADRSDERLVEDSSPGELLRGFLRRMRSGDLGMVPVLVGLVVIWGIFYFLNPRFLSSRNLVELSLDSATIGMISVGIVLVLLLGEIDLSVGSVSGVGGSIMAVLFVYQGWPLLTAMLAALVCGLLIGSLYGLLYTRFGVPSFVISLAGLLAFLGVQLWVLGSNGTVNLPGDSWIIDFANFWFLPDWASYALAVVAGLLYFGLRMLAIRKRRKNGLSAPTTLSIGIRAVLMMAAIGGLAYYLNIDRGIGYMPLLWVVIIVIMDQVLRRTTWGRHVYAVGGNEEAARRAGIAVNRVYLSVFALCSMFAVFGGVLAAGRLQSVAQSSGGTDTNLMAIAAAVIGGVSLFGGRGSVFAALLGMLVLQSITSGLNLIGVAAEVRYIVTGAVLVLAVTIDSLSRRARRSSGRF; from the coding sequence ATGACCGATCAGCCTGAGACCATGAGCACGAACACCGTGAACAGTACGGCGCTCCCTCCCACAGCGTTCGCAGACCGGAGCGATGAGCGTCTCGTCGAGGACTCGTCGCCAGGCGAGCTGCTGCGCGGCTTCCTCCGACGGATGCGATCCGGAGACCTCGGCATGGTTCCGGTGCTCGTCGGACTGGTCGTGATCTGGGGCATCTTCTACTTCCTGAACCCTAGATTCCTGTCCTCGAGGAACCTGGTGGAGCTGAGCCTCGACTCCGCCACGATCGGCATGATCTCGGTGGGGATCGTCCTCGTGCTTCTGCTCGGAGAGATCGACCTGTCGGTCGGCTCGGTGAGCGGCGTCGGCGGTTCGATCATGGCGGTCCTCTTCGTCTACCAGGGGTGGCCGCTCCTCACCGCCATGCTGGCCGCCCTCGTCTGCGGTCTGCTCATCGGTTCGCTCTACGGACTGCTCTACACCCGATTCGGGGTACCGAGCTTCGTGATCTCACTCGCCGGTCTGCTCGCGTTCCTCGGTGTTCAGCTCTGGGTGCTCGGCTCCAACGGCACCGTGAACCTGCCCGGCGACTCCTGGATCATCGACTTCGCGAACTTCTGGTTCCTGCCCGACTGGGCGTCCTACGCACTGGCCGTCGTGGCAGGTCTGCTCTACTTCGGACTGCGCATGCTCGCGATCCGGAAACGACGGAAGAACGGCCTGTCGGCGCCGACGACGCTGTCCATCGGGATCCGGGCCGTGTTGATGATGGCGGCGATCGGGGGTCTGGCCTACTACCTGAACATCGATCGAGGCATCGGGTACATGCCGCTGCTCTGGGTGGTGATCATCGTGATCATGGATCAGGTGCTCCGCCGCACGACCTGGGGGAGGCACGTCTACGCCGTCGGTGGCAATGAGGAGGCGGCACGACGAGCCGGTATCGCGGTGAACCGCGTCTACCTCAGCGTGTTCGCGCTGTGCTCGATGTTCGCCGTCTTCGGAGGCGTGCTCGCAGCCGGCCGCCTCCAGTCCGTCGCCCAGTCGAGCGGCGGCACCGACACGAACCTCATGGCGATCGCCGCGGCCGTCATTGGCGGGGTGAGTCTCTTCGGCGGACGCGGCTCGGTGTTCGCGGCGCTCCTCGGCATGCTGGTGCTGCAGTCGATCACGAGTGGCCTGAATCTCATCGGGGTGGCCGCCGAGGTCCGCTACATCGTGACCGGTGCCGTGCTCGTGCTCGCGGTGACGATCGACTCGCTGTCGCGACGGGCGAGACGGAGCAGCGGCAGATTCTGA
- a CDS encoding Asp23/Gls24 family envelope stress response protein, which yields MSNEKVNTQAAGAGEGSSAAKAPASVGRVDRPATPQTQGDIDATGRTTIANDVVAKVAGIAAREVSGVYALGGGGARAFGAIRDAINATDLTQGVKVEVGETQAAVDLTIVVDYPAPIQTVAENVRVSVTDAITRLVGLEVVEVNVDVNDVHLPGDDHEDDTEQRVS from the coding sequence ATGTCGAACGAAAAGGTCAACACTCAGGCTGCCGGTGCCGGTGAAGGCTCCTCGGCGGCGAAGGCGCCCGCATCGGTCGGTCGCGTCGATCGGCCGGCGACGCCCCAGACTCAGGGCGACATCGACGCTACCGGTCGCACTACGATCGCCAACGATGTCGTCGCGAAGGTGGCGGGGATCGCAGCACGCGAGGTCTCCGGCGTGTACGCGCTCGGCGGCGGCGGAGCGCGGGCGTTCGGTGCGATCCGCGACGCCATCAATGCGACGGATCTCACGCAGGGTGTGAAGGTCGAGGTTGGCGAAACCCAGGCTGCGGTCGATCTCACCATCGTCGTCGACTACCCCGCCCCGATCCAGACCGTCGCTGAGAATGTGCGGGTATCTGTGACCGATGCCATCACACGACTCGTCGGGCTCGAGGTCGTCGAGGTGAATGTGGACGTCAACGACGTGCACCTGCCAGGTGACGATCACGAGGACGACACCGAGCAGCGTGTCTCATGA
- a CDS encoding DUF2273 domain-containing protein has product MNPVATGALIGAALAIAALLFGFWGFLLVAVFMVVGALIGALASGRTNANAIFGAFTGRRSS; this is encoded by the coding sequence ATGAATCCCGTGGCAACCGGCGCACTGATCGGCGCCGCACTCGCGATCGCGGCGCTCCTCTTTGGTTTCTGGGGCTTCCTGCTCGTCGCCGTCTTCATGGTGGTGGGTGCCCTCATCGGCGCACTGGCCAGCGGACGCACCAACGCGAACGCGATCTTCGGGGCGTTCACCGGCCGTAGGAGCTCGTGA
- a CDS encoding NTP pyrophosphohydrolase, translated as MTPEAGLPVQGGDGSPAVPGRVRVREQVLEKVARETAAAVVGVPRGDVSVDLGEWRGGLALRVNAKLGIPDLGDDAAIAEHTNLLDHVSAIQAELQNRVGAATGREVHRVAVTITGAIVAARKRVR; from the coding sequence ATGACTCCCGAAGCTGGCCTGCCTGTGCAGGGCGGCGACGGGTCCCCAGCCGTTCCGGGCCGCGTGCGAGTGCGCGAGCAGGTGCTCGAGAAAGTGGCGCGCGAAACGGCTGCGGCCGTCGTCGGCGTTCCGCGAGGCGACGTGAGCGTCGACCTGGGGGAGTGGCGAGGAGGGCTCGCGCTTCGTGTGAACGCCAAGCTCGGCATCCCCGACCTCGGAGACGACGCGGCGATCGCGGAGCACACGAACCTCCTCGATCACGTGTCCGCCATTCAGGCAGAACTGCAGAACCGCGTCGGTGCTGCGACGGGCCGCGAGGTTCATCGCGTCGCCGTCACCATTACGGGCGCGATCGTCGCCGCGAGAAAGCGGGTGAGATGA
- a CDS encoding DNA/RNA endonuclease G, protein MSEQVLERVVRRESHSSRAIAAAIVLVLVIVALAWVATETILRSLELPALLAPPGAMATWLAELPENGQVVAIVAGSVVVGLVGIACVFLALAPGRLAKQRVQNEGPAILVDNGALASAIAQGVANDLSFDRREVSVGVGHRVVDVTIRPSFGVEVDRAAVSESAARELSRIGLEREPRVRVYVVAAREKEPA, encoded by the coding sequence ATGAGCGAACAGGTATTGGAACGCGTCGTGCGTCGGGAGTCTCACTCCTCACGCGCCATCGCCGCGGCGATCGTGCTGGTCCTCGTGATCGTGGCGCTCGCGTGGGTCGCGACGGAGACCATCCTCCGCTCCCTCGAGCTCCCGGCGCTCCTCGCGCCTCCTGGAGCCATGGCCACATGGCTCGCGGAGCTCCCCGAGAACGGACAGGTCGTCGCGATCGTCGCGGGATCCGTTGTCGTCGGGCTCGTCGGGATCGCCTGCGTGTTTCTCGCGCTTGCACCGGGCCGGCTCGCGAAACAGCGGGTGCAGAACGAGGGGCCGGCGATCCTCGTCGACAACGGTGCGCTCGCCTCGGCGATCGCACAGGGAGTCGCGAACGACCTGAGCTTCGATCGCCGCGAGGTGAGTGTCGGAGTGGGGCACCGGGTCGTCGATGTCACCATACGCCCGTCGTTCGGCGTCGAGGTGGACCGCGCCGCGGTGTCTGAGTCGGCGGCGCGCGAGCTGTCGCGGATCGGACTCGAACGAGAACCGCGCGTCCGCGTATACGTGGTCGCCGCACGAGAGAAGGAGCCGGCATGA
- a CDS encoding CsbD family protein — protein MSAQDKIKAKAEQLTGKAKEAVGNATDNERLVAEGKADQVKGDAREAAEDVKDTFKK, from the coding sequence ATGAGTGCACAAGACAAGATCAAGGCGAAAGCTGAGCAGCTGACCGGCAAGGCGAAGGAGGCCGTCGGCAACGCGACGGACAACGAGCGTCTGGTGGCGGAGGGCAAGGCCGATCAGGTTAAGGGTGATGCCCGCGAGGCGGCCGAGGACGTAAAGGACACGTTCAAGAAGTAG